Proteins encoded in a region of the Bacillus sp. T3 genome:
- the ptsP gene encoding phosphoenolpyruvate--protein phosphotransferase, which yields MNVLMGIAASSGIAIAKAYRLVEPDLSFVQTNIENVEQEVERFRAALAKAKGELEQIRERAHRELGADKAAIFEAHLLVLSDPELVGPIEDSIKAEKMNAEAALKNTADMFIMMFEQMDNEYMKERAADIRDVTKRVLAHLLGVQLVNPSMISEEVIIVAEDLTPSDTAQLNRNYVKGFTTDIGGRTSHSAIMARSMEIPAVVGTKSATESIKNGDLVIVDGLGGEVHINPSEELVKQYEQKHADFEAQKAEWAKLVNEQTLSADGHHVELAANIGTPNDLVGVVNNGGEAVGLYRTEFLYMGRDTLPTEEEQYTAYKAVLEGMSGKPVVVRTLDIGGDKELPYLHLPKEMNPFLGFRAIRLCLEEQGMFRTQLRALLRASTAGNLKIMFPMIATIDEFRQAKAVLEEEKQKLVTEGIAVSDKIEVGIMVEIPSTAVLADLFAKEVDFFSIGTNDLIQYTMAADRMNERVAYLYQPYSPSILRLVKMVIDAAHKEGKWTGMCGEMAGDETAIPVLLGLGLDEFSMSATSILKARSLIKRLNKSDMEKLASEVLNMSTTEEVVAAIEAATK from the coding sequence ATGAATGTATTAATGGGAATTGCGGCGTCAAGTGGGATTGCAATAGCAAAAGCTTATCGTTTAGTGGAGCCTGACCTTTCATTTGTACAGACTAATATTGAAAACGTTGAACAAGAAGTAGAGCGCTTCCGTGCTGCATTGGCGAAAGCAAAGGGAGAGCTAGAGCAAATTCGTGAGCGTGCTCATCGTGAGTTAGGTGCCGATAAAGCAGCGATTTTCGAGGCGCATTTACTTGTATTAAGTGACCCTGAACTTGTAGGTCCAATTGAAGACAGTATTAAAGCTGAAAAAATGAATGCTGAAGCAGCATTAAAAAATACAGCTGATATGTTCATCATGATGTTTGAGCAAATGGATAATGAGTACATGAAAGAGCGTGCAGCAGATATTCGTGACGTTACAAAGCGTGTACTCGCTCACCTTTTAGGTGTTCAACTTGTTAATCCAAGCATGATTTCTGAAGAAGTAATCATTGTAGCTGAGGATTTAACACCATCAGATACTGCGCAGTTAAATCGTAACTATGTTAAAGGGTTTACAACGGATATTGGGGGAAGAACTTCTCATTCAGCGATTATGGCTCGCTCAATGGAAATTCCTGCAGTAGTTGGAACAAAATCAGCAACTGAATCAATCAAAAATGGCGATCTTGTCATTGTTGATGGTCTTGGTGGCGAGGTACACATTAACCCATCTGAGGAGCTTGTTAAGCAGTATGAGCAAAAGCATGCTGATTTTGAAGCACAAAAAGCAGAGTGGGCAAAGCTTGTTAATGAACAAACTCTTTCAGCTGATGGTCACCATGTTGAATTAGCAGCTAATATCGGTACACCGAATGATTTAGTTGGCGTCGTTAATAATGGTGGGGAAGCTGTCGGTCTATATCGTACAGAATTCCTATACATGGGTCGTGACACTCTTCCAACTGAAGAAGAGCAATACACTGCTTATAAGGCTGTTTTAGAAGGTATGAGTGGGAAACCAGTAGTTGTTCGTACCCTTGATATTGGTGGCGACAAAGAACTTCCATACTTACATTTACCAAAAGAAATGAATCCGTTCCTTGGCTTCCGTGCTATTCGTTTATGCCTAGAGGAGCAAGGAATGTTCCGTACCCAATTAAGAGCATTACTTCGTGCAAGTACTGCAGGGAATCTTAAAATCATGTTCCCGATGATTGCGACAATTGATGAGTTCCGTCAAGCGAAGGCTGTTCTTGAAGAGGAGAAGCAAAAATTAGTTACTGAAGGAATCGCTGTATCTGACAAGATTGAAGTCGGAATCATGGTTGAGATTCCATCAACAGCTGTCCTTGCAGATCTTTTCGCTAAAGAAGTAGACTTCTTCAGTATTGGAACAAACGATTTAATCCAATACACGATGGCTGCAGACCGTATGAACGAACGCGTTGCATATTTATATCAACCGTATAGTCCATCGATTCTCCGTTTAGTAAAAATGGTAATCGATGCTGCACACAAAGAAGGCAAATGGACTGGAATGTGTGGCGAAATGGCTGGAGACGAAACGGCTATTCCTGTATTACTAGGTCTTGGCTTAGATGAATTCTCAATGAGCGCTACATCTATTTTAAAGGCTCGTTCATTGATCAAGCGCCTAAACAAATCCGATATGGAAAAATTAGCTTCTGAAGTTCTTAACATGAGCACAACAGAAGAAGTTGTTGCAGCAATTGAAGCTGCAACAAAGTAA
- a CDS encoding phosphocarrier protein HPr: MVEKQYKVIAETGIHARPATLLVQAASKFNSDIQLEYKEKKVNLKSIMGVMSLGIGQGAEFKIIIDGSDEQDALQGLEDTLKKEGLAQ; this comes from the coding sequence ATGGTTGAAAAACAATATAAGGTAATTGCAGAAACAGGAATTCATGCTCGTCCAGCAACACTTTTAGTACAAGCTGCGAGCAAATTTAATTCAGATATTCAATTAGAATACAAAGAGAAAAAGGTAAACCTTAAGTCCATTATGGGTGTAATGTCTCTTGGTATCGGTCAAGGTGCAGAATTCAAAATCATCATCGATGGTAGCGATGAGCAAGATGCACTACAAGGCTTAGAAGACACACTTAAAAAAGAAGGTCTAGCACAATAA
- a CDS encoding aspartyl-phosphate phosphatase Spo0E family protein: MKMFETREELLYLIESKRIEMILEATKTGLLSYETIKRSKELDELLNLHEKLIAVSI; encoded by the coding sequence ATGAAGATGTTTGAAACTCGTGAGGAGCTCTTATATTTAATTGAAAGCAAACGAATTGAAATGATATTAGAGGCAACTAAAACTGGGTTGTTAAGCTATGAAACAATAAAAAGAAGCAAGGAGCTGGACGAGCTTTTAAATCTTCATGAAAAATTAATTGCAGTTTCCATTTAA
- a CDS encoding YkvS family protein, with the protein MKRAKVGNVIEFREGLQGIVEKVNENSVIVDLTYMDNYRDLELDQRTVVNHKNYRIIKDAAI; encoded by the coding sequence TTGAAAAGAGCAAAAGTTGGTAACGTGATTGAATTTAGAGAAGGCTTACAAGGTATCGTTGAAAAAGTTAATGAAAATTCAGTAATCGTCGATTTAACATATATGGATAATTATCGTGACCTCGAACTTGATCAAAGAACAGTTGTTAACCATAAAAACTATAGAATCATTAAAGATGCCGCCATATAA
- a CDS encoding type II CAAX endopeptidase family protein has product MIKSALDLRFISGFLLAHILMYFTFSDKDVFWYFFTATMLLLICFVVAKDKLDDKLSVFRYLMIGILSGLLLFFLFWIGNQLIEFFGIPVKRQITILYRRFGPDLFWHYLALILVVVPGEEIFWRGFIQKRLLTYTSNGISIVVSTLMYASVHLYSGQFMLPFSAFIAGLLWSWLYAWRRSIPLVIVSHLIYDLLLFYIMPFR; this is encoded by the coding sequence ATGATCAAATCTGCTCTTGATCTTCGATTCATTAGTGGATTCCTACTAGCACATATACTCATGTATTTTACCTTCTCTGATAAGGATGTTTTTTGGTACTTTTTCACCGCTACCATGCTCCTATTAATTTGCTTTGTTGTTGCAAAAGATAAATTAGATGACAAATTGTCTGTCTTTCGATATTTAATGATTGGAATCCTCTCAGGCTTGCTTCTATTTTTTCTATTTTGGATTGGGAATCAGCTAATTGAGTTTTTTGGAATTCCAGTAAAAAGACAAATTACAATCCTATATAGGCGGTTTGGACCTGATTTATTTTGGCATTACCTAGCCCTAATATTAGTGGTTGTACCTGGTGAGGAAATTTTTTGGCGCGGCTTCATTCAAAAACGACTACTTACATACACATCGAACGGGATCAGCATCGTTGTATCGACGCTGATGTATGCATCCGTACACCTTTATTCTGGACAATTTATGCTTCCGTTTTCTGCATTTATTGCCGGGTTACTTTGGTCTTGGCTGTATGCATGGAGAAGAAGTATCCCGCTTGTGATTGTATCTCATTTAATTTACGACCTATTGTTATTTTATATAATGCCTTTTCGCTAA
- a CDS encoding GerAB/ArcD/ProY family transporter: MKSKWSAAFQIAAVYVGTVVGAGFATGKEILEFFSRFGFFGFIGILISGLLLIFLGSKLLRLSAKVGAHSYQEFNEYLFGHFFGRLINIMTLLMLLGVCAVMLSGAGAVFQEQLNLPKTVGLIVTICLSILVLLIGMRGLFVVNIFVVPLMISFSIFLMFKSVQLPQFTEQLMYIPHIADGWKAVVTPFSYAAFNLFLAQAVLVPVATEIQDDDTVKWGGMLGGIALTLILLCGHFVLIMLPQVETYEVPMAIIVKNIASGLYWIYVFIIYGEIFTSVIGNVFGLERQLRNYLSLPSIAIICCIFISTYFISLVEYGELLSYLYPLFGYFSLVFIILLWMKPLKE, encoded by the coding sequence TTGAAGTCAAAATGGAGTGCAGCCTTTCAAATTGCAGCAGTTTATGTCGGTACAGTGGTAGGTGCAGGATTTGCCACAGGTAAAGAAATACTTGAATTCTTTTCTCGATTTGGTTTTTTCGGATTTATTGGGATCCTAATCAGTGGATTATTATTAATTTTCCTCGGCTCCAAGTTATTAAGGTTATCGGCTAAAGTCGGGGCTCATTCTTATCAGGAGTTTAATGAATATTTATTTGGTCATTTTTTTGGGAGACTAATAAATATAATGACTCTGCTAATGCTTCTCGGAGTCTGTGCTGTTATGCTTTCAGGGGCAGGGGCGGTTTTCCAAGAACAATTAAATTTGCCGAAAACAGTTGGCCTGATTGTAACGATTTGCTTGTCCATTCTCGTCCTTTTAATTGGTATGAGAGGGCTATTCGTTGTGAATATATTTGTTGTACCATTGATGATATCATTTAGTATTTTTTTAATGTTCAAATCGGTTCAGCTTCCACAGTTCACTGAACAGTTAATGTACATCCCACACATAGCTGATGGGTGGAAAGCTGTTGTTACACCATTTTCTTATGCAGCCTTTAATTTATTTCTTGCCCAAGCTGTTTTAGTCCCAGTTGCAACTGAAATTCAAGATGATGATACGGTCAAGTGGGGAGGGATGCTCGGGGGGATTGCTTTAACATTAATCTTATTATGCGGTCACTTCGTTTTGATTATGCTTCCACAGGTAGAAACCTATGAGGTACCAATGGCGATTATTGTGAAAAATATTGCTTCAGGACTGTACTGGATTTACGTTTTCATTATTTATGGGGAAATTTTCACATCGGTAATTGGCAATGTTTTTGGTCTAGAACGTCAACTCCGAAATTATCTTTCCCTGCCAAGTATTGCGATTATTTGCTGTATTTTTATTAGCACGTATTTTATTAGTTTAGTAGAGTATGGTGAGCTACTTTCCTACTTATACCCCCTATTTGGTTACTTTAGTCTTGTCTTTATTATTTTGTTATGGATGAAGCCTTTAAAGGAATAA
- a CDS encoding ATP-dependent Clp protease ATP-binding subunit, with product MLCYKCQSNEANIQMNITVNGQKKHFLFCEECFTKEREKIGNPFVNGMNGFNHLPLEDFLQGFSGNHSEPPSIQQPNKDSRQNNGEGFIDQFGRNLTQFAKAGLIDPVIGRDQEVARIMEILNRRNKNNPVLIGEPGVGKTAIAEGLALKIAEGKVPAKLLGKEVYLLDVASLVSNTGIRGQFEERMKKLISDLQQRKNIILFIDEIHLLVGAGSAEGSMDAGNILKPALARGELQVVGATTLKEYRKIEKDPALERRFQPVLVSEPSLEKAVEILKGIQGKYEQYHNVSYTDEAIEACVTLSHRYIQDRFLPDKAIDLMDEAGSILNLNSDTIPDTTQIHQRLKDISKEKEIALKKEQYEQAAKLRDEEANLEKQLTQTENSNHEHSVVNVQQIQAIVEKKTGIPVGKLQETEQSKMKHLEENLSSKVIGQEEAVKKVAKAIRRSRAGLKPKHRPIGSFLFVGPTGVGKTELTKTLAQELFGSKDAMIRLDMSEYMEKHSVSKIIGSPPGYVGHEEAGQLTEKVRRNPYSIILLDEIEKAHPDVQHMFLQILEDGRLTDSQGRTVSFKDSVIIMTSNAGIGHKTIEVGFGKSTAITESSILDSLGSFFKPEFLNRFDSIIEFRSLNKDQLLNIVDLMLDELQQVMSEQNLNLTVTSEVKNKLVELGYHPAFGARPLRRVIQEQLEDKITDLILDETHAENLIALVEGQDIIVRSN from the coding sequence ATGCTTTGCTACAAATGTCAATCCAACGAAGCAAACATTCAAATGAACATTACAGTCAATGGTCAGAAAAAGCATTTCCTCTTTTGTGAGGAATGCTTTACAAAGGAACGTGAAAAGATTGGGAATCCTTTTGTAAATGGAATGAATGGGTTTAACCACCTCCCATTAGAGGATTTTCTGCAAGGCTTTTCCGGAAATCATTCAGAGCCACCCAGTATTCAACAACCAAATAAAGATAGTAGGCAAAATAATGGCGAAGGCTTTATTGATCAGTTCGGCCGCAATCTAACTCAATTTGCAAAGGCTGGTTTGATTGACCCTGTAATTGGTCGCGATCAAGAAGTCGCCCGCATTATGGAAATTTTAAATAGAAGAAATAAAAACAACCCGGTGTTAATTGGTGAACCAGGTGTTGGTAAAACCGCAATTGCGGAAGGCCTTGCTTTAAAGATTGCGGAAGGCAAAGTCCCAGCGAAACTGCTAGGTAAAGAGGTTTACTTACTTGATGTAGCCTCACTTGTTTCCAATACTGGTATCCGTGGACAATTTGAAGAACGGATGAAAAAGCTAATCAGTGACTTGCAGCAACGAAAGAATATCATTCTCTTTATTGATGAAATTCATCTTTTAGTCGGGGCTGGTTCTGCGGAGGGCTCCATGGATGCAGGAAATATCCTTAAGCCAGCTTTAGCTCGTGGCGAACTCCAAGTCGTTGGAGCAACAACGTTAAAAGAGTACCGTAAAATTGAAAAAGACCCAGCATTAGAACGACGCTTCCAACCTGTATTAGTGTCTGAACCATCATTAGAAAAAGCAGTGGAAATCTTAAAGGGGATTCAAGGAAAATACGAGCAGTATCACAACGTTTCTTATACAGATGAGGCAATTGAAGCTTGTGTAACACTCTCTCATCGCTACATTCAAGACCGATTCCTTCCAGATAAGGCGATTGACTTAATGGATGAAGCAGGATCCATTTTAAACCTAAATTCCGATACTATACCTGATACAACCCAAATCCATCAACGCCTTAAGGATATTAGCAAGGAAAAAGAAATTGCCTTAAAAAAGGAACAATATGAACAAGCAGCTAAGCTTCGTGATGAAGAAGCAAACCTTGAAAAGCAATTGACTCAAACAGAAAATAGCAACCATGAACATTCGGTCGTGAATGTACAGCAGATTCAAGCAATTGTTGAGAAGAAAACTGGAATTCCTGTAGGAAAGCTACAGGAGACTGAGCAAAGTAAGATGAAGCATTTAGAGGAAAATCTTTCAAGCAAAGTGATTGGCCAAGAGGAAGCCGTGAAAAAAGTAGCCAAAGCGATTCGTCGAAGCCGTGCTGGTCTGAAACCAAAGCACCGTCCAATCGGCTCTTTCCTATTTGTTGGACCAACTGGAGTCGGTAAGACCGAGTTAACGAAAACATTGGCACAGGAGTTGTTTGGTTCAAAAGATGCGATGATACGGCTTGATATGAGCGAATACATGGAAAAGCATAGCGTATCTAAGATCATCGGTTCTCCTCCAGGTTATGTTGGTCATGAAGAAGCAGGACAACTCACAGAGAAGGTTCGTCGCAATCCATACAGTATTATTCTATTGGATGAAATTGAAAAAGCTCATCCAGATGTACAGCATATGTTCCTGCAAATCCTTGAGGATGGTAGATTAACAGATAGCCAAGGACGAACAGTCAGCTTTAAGGATTCTGTTATTATTATGACTAGCAATGCAGGTATTGGCCATAAAACGATTGAGGTCGGCTTTGGAAAGAGCACAGCCATTACAGAATCAAGCATTCTTGATTCATTAGGCTCCTTCTTCAAACCAGAATTCTTAAATCGTTTTGACAGCATTATCGAATTTAGATCATTAAACAAAGATCAATTACTAAACATTGTTGATTTAATGCTTGATGAATTACAGCAAGTTATGAGTGAACAAAACTTGAATTTAACGGTTACATCTGAAGTGAAAAATAAGCTTGTTGAACTTGGCTATCACCCTGCTTTCGGGGCTCGACCACTTCGTCGTGTAATCCAAGAACAATTAGAAGACAAAATCACCGACTTAATTTTAGATGAAACACATGCAGAAAATCTAATTGCCTTAGTCGAAGGTCAGGATATCATTGTAAGATCAAATTAA